A region from the Salinivibrio kushneri genome encodes:
- a CDS encoding AMP-binding protein yields MSHIKPNDQILRWADERPSHVFLRQIHGRRFHDYTFADVADQALRMVTALRDMGLKPGDKVALISKNCAEWFIADLAMMMGSYISVPIFPTAGTDTIDHVVTHSESKAMFVGKLDDSKALSASLENMPGLKTIAFPYPTISCHYEWHDLIANHEASDERPVHQDSDVMSLVYTSGTSGLPKGAILSYGGYCWSAQRLIDHIGIEPNDRLFSYLPLAHITERVYIMGSAIMGGIPTAFPESLDTFIEDVKMHRPTLFISVPRLWTLFQQRIQEKLPDGKLNLLLRIPLVNNLIKSKIAKNLGLDQARVLGCGSAPVAPALLQWYEKLGLHITEAWGMTESYAYSTLNYPFRADKIGTVGNAGPGVEIKIADDQEILVKSEGLFSGYYKNEEASAETLVDGWLHTGDLGELDSEGYLSISGRKNDTFKTAKGKFVAPVPIEKRLFELSNAEMLCVIGSGMPAPILLALPHHFPNFDRARYERRVKKVIDTINGELESHQQIKGVLMIKEPWSIENGKLTPTLKIRRHKLEQEYHDVGTHWPKGTLVQWEEDLR; encoded by the coding sequence ATGTCACATATCAAACCGAACGATCAGATCTTACGGTGGGCTGATGAACGTCCAAGTCATGTTTTTCTACGCCAGATTCACGGCCGCCGCTTTCATGACTACACCTTTGCGGACGTGGCCGACCAAGCATTGCGCATGGTCACCGCACTACGGGACATGGGGCTGAAACCCGGTGATAAGGTCGCGCTCATCTCCAAAAACTGCGCGGAATGGTTTATTGCCGATTTAGCGATGATGATGGGCAGCTATATCAGTGTGCCGATATTTCCAACAGCCGGGACAGACACCATTGACCATGTGGTCACCCATAGTGAATCGAAAGCCATGTTTGTGGGCAAGCTTGATGACAGTAAAGCCTTGAGCGCCTCACTGGAAAACATGCCAGGCTTAAAGACCATCGCCTTTCCTTACCCCACCATTAGCTGCCATTACGAATGGCATGACTTGATCGCCAACCATGAAGCATCAGATGAGCGCCCTGTGCACCAAGACAGTGATGTGATGTCTTTAGTGTATACCTCGGGCACGTCAGGCTTACCTAAAGGGGCAATTTTAAGTTATGGCGGCTACTGTTGGTCCGCTCAGCGATTAATTGATCATATTGGCATTGAACCTAATGATCGCTTGTTCTCTTATCTACCACTCGCGCATATTACCGAGCGGGTTTACATCATGGGCTCAGCGATTATGGGCGGGATCCCTACCGCGTTCCCTGAGTCACTCGATACCTTTATCGAAGATGTCAAAATGCATCGCCCCACCTTGTTCATTTCTGTCCCTCGGCTTTGGACACTATTCCAGCAACGCATTCAAGAAAAACTGCCAGACGGAAAACTTAACCTTCTCTTGCGCATTCCCTTGGTCAATAACCTGATCAAAAGCAAAATCGCAAAAAACCTTGGATTGGATCAGGCACGCGTGTTGGGATGCGGCTCAGCGCCTGTCGCGCCCGCATTACTGCAATGGTATGAAAAGCTCGGGTTACACATTACCGAGGCGTGGGGCATGACAGAAAGCTATGCCTACAGTACCCTCAACTATCCATTTAGAGCCGATAAGATTGGCACCGTGGGTAATGCAGGGCCTGGCGTGGAGATCAAAATTGCCGATGATCAGGAAATCCTAGTAAAAAGCGAAGGCTTATTCAGTGGTTACTACAAAAACGAAGAAGCCAGCGCAGAAACCTTGGTCGATGGCTGGTTACACACGGGAGATTTAGGTGAACTGGATAGCGAGGGGTATCTGAGTATTTCTGGCCGCAAAAACGACACCTTTAAAACTGCCAAAGGTAAATTTGTCGCGCCCGTGCCGATTGAAAAGCGTTTGTTCGAACTCTCTAATGCCGAGATGCTCTGTGTGATTGGTTCAGGCATGCCTGCCCCTATTCTACTCGCGCTGCCACATCACTTTCCCAACTTTGACCGCGCGCGTTATGAGCGTCGCGTGAAGAAGGTGATTGATACCATCAACGGGGAGCTGGAGTCTCACCAGCAAATCAAAGGCGTATTGATGATTAAAGAGCCGTGGAGCATTGAGAACGGCAAACTCACGCCGACGCTGAAAATTCGCCGTCACAAGCTAGAGCAAGAGTATCATGATGTCGGTACTCACTGGCCGAAGGGTACCTTAGTGCAATGGGAAGAAGATTTGCGCTGA